In Actinomycetota bacterium, the genomic window ACTGTGAACGCCGGTCGAAAAGGCTAACGGTGGCCGGTCGAAAAGGAGAGCACCTGGGTCGGATGCTAGCGGGTTCGGGGTCCTCCTTCCATGGGTCCTGGATGCTCTGCCGTTGGCCTCTCCTTCGGACCCGGCGCCCCTGACGCCCCCGGCCTCCGGACCCGGGCTTTGGCATCTCTCAGGCGGTAGGACTCGCCCTTGGTCTCGATGATCTGGCACCGGTGGGTGAGGCGATCGAGGGTGGCCCCGGTGAGGCGCTCCGAGCCGAGCACCTCGGTCCAGTGATCGAACGGCAGGTTGGTCGTGACCATCAGGCTCGTCCGCTCGTACGCGGTGGAGATGACGTCGAACAGCAGCTCGGCCCCGACCTTGGAGGCCGGGACGTAGCCCAATTCGTCGAGCACCAGCAGGTCGAGCTTGGCCCAACGACGGGCGGCTGGCCCGCCAACGGCGTCCCGCACTCCGAGCAGAACTTCGCCTCGGCTGCCACGGCCGAGCCGCACGACGGGCACGTCAGCGCGAGGCTGGTCCCGCACTCCGAGCAGAACTTGCCGCCCGGTGGGTTCTCGGTGCCGCAGCTCGGGCAGGTCACGCGCCCACCCCAACGATGGTTTGGACACCCTCCAGCCGCTCCAGCCACGGTTGTGCCTTCAGGCCTTCGAAGATCTCCCGGGCCTCCTCGAGGAGCGGACCGGCTTCCTCCGCGCGCCCCTGGGAAACCAGCCAGTCACCGTGCTCGAGGAGCGAGACCGCTAGCCAGAACGGCACACCGATCTCGCGGAACATCCCGGCACCCGTTTTGAACCCGGCCTCAACGGAGGCGTGCTCTCCGCGGGCCGCCGAGAGCTTCGCCCGGAGCCGGGACGCCTGGGCTTGGAGGAACGGAGACATCTCCGCGGGGCGAAGCCCCTCGATGACGCCGACGACCTCCTCCGCCCTCCCGAAGTCGCCCAGTGACAGGGCGGCCTCGACGGTCTCGACGAATCCGGACTTCGCGATCTGTGAGTCCCTCTCCAGCGGAGTGGCGAAGGCCTCCTCGGCTGCGGCCAGGGCCTCTCGGTGGTTGCCCTCCGCTCGAAGGACGACCGCTCTCATCGCCGCGTGGACGCCGCGCTCCTGGACGTCCGCGGATGCCGCGAACCGC contains:
- a CDS encoding zinc ribbon domain-containing protein is translated as MTCPSCGTENPPGGKFCSECGTSLALTCPSCGSAVAAEAKFCSECGTPLAGQPPVVGPSSTCWCSTNWATSRPPRSGPSCCSTSSPPRTSGRA